In Polyangium spumosum, the DNA window GGGCGCGTTCGCGCCGGGACCGACGTGCCGCGGCCGAGCCTGCGCAAGGGCGAGCGCAGGCACCTGACGATCGCGATGGTCGGCCTCGCGCTCGACGAGCCCCGCGAGAGCACGCTCGGCGCCGAGGAGATCGAGCAGATCGCCTCGCAGATCTCCGAGGTCGTGGGCCGCGCCTTCGAGACGGCGGGCGCGCGCCTCGACAGGCCGCCGGGCGAGTCCTTGATGGCCGTCTTCGGCTACCACGCGTCGAGCGAGGACGACGCCGAGCGCGCCGTCGCTGCCGCCTTCGCCGCGCTCGATCAGCGTCACGAGATCAACGCGACCCTCGCCGAGATCGGCTGCGCGCTCTCCATGCGGATCGGCATCCACACGGGCTTCGTCACGCGCGGCGGTGACGCCATGCTCACGGGCGAGAGCATCAACCTCGCCGAGGTCCTCCAGCGCTCGGCGCCGCTCAACGCCGTCGTGGTCAGCCGCGAGACGCTCGATCTGCTCGGCGGCAGGTTCACGGAGCGGCACTTCGGGCCGATCTCGATGAAGGGCCGCGCGCGCCCGAGCGAGGCGTACGAGATCCTCGGCCCCTCCGAGGTCGAGGGCCCGCGCAAGACGCGCGCCGGCTCCCCCGAGGAGCGCCCCTTCGTCGGCCGCGACGCCGAGCTCTCCTCGCTCGAGGGCCTCCACGCCGAGGCACGCGCGCGCGGCGGCCTGCACCTCGGGCTCGTGACGGGTGGTCCCGGCGTCGGCAAGTCGCGCCTCGTGCACGAGCTCCTGCGGCGCATCGAGGCCGACGACGCTCGTTCGACCCTCGTCGTCCGCGCGCACCCGTCCTCCGCCGCGCCGTACGGCGCCTGGGTGGCCTTCCTCCGCCGCGTCTTTTTCCCGCCCGGCGCGACCATGATCGACGCGCGGGAGACCTCGACCGAGATCGGCGCCCTCGCCGCCGCGCTCGAAGATTCTCGGCGGAGCGAGCTCATGGCCAAGGCCCCCGTCGTCGACTTCCTCCTCGGCCTCGGCGGGCACGACCTCGTCGAGCAGTACGGCCCCGACGGCTTCCAGAGCCGCGTCCAGCAGACGCTCACCCTCTTGCTCGAGGCCCTCGCGCGCCGGGCCACTTCGCTCCGGCCTGGCAGGCCCGTCGTCTGCGTCCTCGACGACATGCACCGCGCCGACGCGACGAGCCTCGAGCTGCTCGGCCGCGTCCTCGGCGGGTATCGCGCCGCGCTCCCCGTCGTTTTTCTCGTCACGAGCCGCGACGGCGAGATCGCGACGTTGCCCGAGCACGTGGCCGTCACCCGCGTCCCGCTCGTGCCCCTCACGGACGACGAGATCCGCGACATCGCTGTGCACCTCGCGGGCGAGGAGCCCTCCGCGGACGTCGTGCGCCTGCTCGTCGAGCGCGCCGCGGGCAACCCGCTCTTCGCCGAGGAGCTCTCGCTCTCCTTGCGCGAGCAGGGCATGGTCATGGCCGACGCGGCCTCCCTCCGCCGCTTCACGGTCCCGTCCTCGCTCGTGGGCATGTTGCTCGCGCGCCTCGACCGGCTCGAGCCCGAGCTCCGCACCACCCTTCAATACGCGAGCATCCTCGGCGTCGAGTTCAGCGTCGATCTCTTCGAGGCCGTGGCCTCGGCCCTCGGCGACGAGCGGACCTCGCAGCGCCACCTCCACGAGCTCGTCCGCCGTGGCGTCCTCTCGCACCGGCGCGAGCGCGGCGAGGAGACGTTCACCTTCCGCCAGGTGCTCGCGCGGGACGCCATCTACGGCACGGTGCTCATGGACAACAAACGCGTCCTGCACCACCTCGCCGCCGCGGCGATCGAGCGCCTGCACGCCGGCAAGCTCGCGCCGCACCTGCCCGCGCTCTTCCATCACTACAGCCAGACCGACGAGGTCGAGCGCATCGTGCAGTATGCGCGCCTCGCGGGTCGCCGCGCCGTCGCCCTCGGCGCGTTCGCTGATGCCGTCGAGGCCTTGATGACCGCGGAGACCTTGCGTGGTCGCCTGCGCGACGACGAGCCGCTCGCGGCGGCCCGCGCGCTCTTCGACCTCGGCATCGCCCTCTTCTGGCTCGGCCGCTTCGACGAGGCGGGCGAGCGTGTCGAGCAGAGCCTCGGCCTCCTCGCCGACGACGCCCGCGGCGAGGCGCTCACGGTGCGGGCGCGTTGCCACCTCCTCTGCGCCGAGACCGCGCACCAGCGGGCGCTCTGGCCCGAGGCGGCCCTCGAGCTCGAGCGGGCGGAGGAGCTCTTTCGCCGCGCGGGGCGGCCCTTCGACGCGGCGCAGGCGCTCTGCACGCGGGGCTTTCAGCTCCGCAGCCAGGGCAAGATCGAGGAGGGCCTCGCGCTCGCCGAGAAGGGCTGGGCGACCTTGCGGGGTTCGGACGACCTGCCGGCGGTGGTGCGCGCGGGCCACGACCTCGGGAACTTGCTGCGCGACGTGAAGCGGTACGACGCGGCGATCGAGGTCTTCGAGGCGGCGATCCGGGCCGGCGAAGAGCTCGCGCTCTCGGGGGATCCGCTCGCGGCCGTGTGGGGCCAGGTCGCGGCGCGCAGCGGGCGGGCGATGACGTTCGCGGCGATGGGCCGGCTCGACGAGGCGATCGAGGATCAGAAGGCGGTGCACGCGCTCGCGGTGCGGGAGGGCAACGTGCTCGCGCAGGCGCACTCGGGCTTTCACCTGGCGCATCACCTGCGTGAAAAAGGGGAGCTCTTCGAGGCCGAGGTGCAAGCGAACCGCGCGCTCACGCTCTGCACGGAGCTCGGCTTGTCGGGGCGCGCCGTGAAGTGTCGATTGCTGCTCGCGGATCTGTCGGAGCAGACGGAGCGCGGCGGCGAGGCGCTCTCGCACGTGGAGGAGGCCGAGCGGCTGGCGCGTCCGATGGGCGGTGACCCGTGGATCGACGTGGTGGAGCGGCTCGTTTTGCTCCTGCGGGCGCGGGGGCGTACGGATCGGATCGCGGCGCTCGCGGCCGAGGCGGAGGCGCGCCTCGGTCCGTCGGCGGATCATGCGTTGCGGCAGAGGGTGGCGGCGCTCATTCCTTGAACAGGAACGTCGCCGTCACCTGCGCGCTCACCTGGATCTCGCCTGGCTCGACGGGGAAGCCGCCCACGCTCGTCACCATATCCTCGGATATCATGGCCTGCTGCGCGTATCCGTAGCTCTGGACGGTCTCCGTCGAGATCGTCTTCAGCCCGGTCAGCGTGACGTCCGACGCGCCGGCCACCACATCGGCGTTTTGCTGCGCGTCGCGCACGGCCGCCACGAGCGCGAGCCTGTGGGCCTCCCGCGGCTCGTTCAGGAAGAACTGCACCCCGCCGACGACATTGGCGCCCGCGGCGAGCGCGGTATCGAGGATCCGCGATCCCTGGGCGCGCAGGACGTCGACCTCGACGTTGCGTAATGCGACCGAGAGCCTGCTCTCGGCCTCGTAGCCGATGATCTGCGGCGGCGTATCGTCGCCCTCTCGCTGGCGCTCGTGAATCGGGCTCACCGAGATCTCCACGGTCCGCACCTGCAATGCCTGGATGCCCAGGCCCTCCAGCGCCGTGAGCACCGCCTGCGTCTTGGTCCCGGCCTCCTCGCGCGCCTCGGCCAGCGTACGAGCGCGCGCCCGGACCGAGACGCTCGTGCGCATCGAATCGGGCGTGACCATCACCTCCCCGAGCCCCTGGACGGTGACGATCCGGGATTCGGCCTTCTCCTCCGCATGATGGGCCGCCTCGGCCTCTGCGTCCTCGACCGCGAATGCAGGCGTGGAGACGGCGGACAAGGCGCAGGTCGCGAGCAAGGCGAAGAGTTTTGTCGTTTTCGTCTTCGGCATGGGTCCCTCCCTTCTCGGGAGAATCTAAGGCGGACGGCGGGGCGGTGGGAGCCGAGGCGGGGCGGCTGCGCGACTCTCGATGGCGTGTACGGCATCCACTCGACCGATGCCATGCCGTGGAGTCCACGTGTCGCGCCGCTGCACACCCGCACACGAGTGGCCCTGCCCCTGACTGGTTCGGCGTGGCGTGACGATTGCTTGTTTCCGGGACGGAAGGAGGCATTCCCATGAAGACAATTGCGATGACTCTGATGGTGGCTGCCGCGTGCGGGGTCGCGGCGCCGGTGCACGCGCAGCCGACGGTGCGGCCTCAGGAGGCTCCTGGGCTCGGTGGAGTGACGACGTCGGTTGGAACGGCGGCCGGGAGCAGGCTGGCGTCGGACCTCCGGTCCGGGTGCAATGGTTACATCCCGGTCGAGCACGACTTCAATGTGGAGATCACCGAACGGCGGGCTTCCATGCTACTATATACCCGATCCGACAAGGATCTGGTCCTCGTCGTAAAACTACCCGACGGCTCCTACCGCTGCGACGATGACAGCGGCGGCGCCAGCCAGCCGCAAATCCAAATCACGAACCCGCCGCTCGGCACGTATCGCGTGTGGATCGGCGTGTTCAACCCCGGCGACGTCGCGGACTTCAAGTTTCACACGGCGGTCAGACCGATCCTCAGCGGCTTCACTCCCTGAGCCCCCGTAGCGCGACGACCACCGCGTGCGCATGATCCGACCCGTCTTCGCTCAAGGCGAGGATGCGGAGGACCGGCATCTCACCAGAGCCCTTTTTGCCGCAGGACCTCGCTGACGGCCTGGATCCCGGTCCGATACGCGACGAAGAAGTCGTCGGCCTCCTCGTCGGTGAAGTTCTCCCAGACCATCTCGTCGCCGTCGAGGGAGCAGCGGATGAAGCGAGACTTCACGGATTCGCGGGTCTCGAAGCCCATGTGATCGACGAGCAGGGGATTCTGGCTGGCGAAGAACTTCTGGCGGCCTTCGCACGCCTCGACGCAGGCGGAGATCCAGTCGTAATGCAGGCCGTCGACGAGCTCGTCGGCGACGACGGGGTTTGAAAGGGTGAGATAGTAGAGAAAGGAAAGCAGCCGCTTTTGCCCGAAGCTCAGGTGCTGCTCGCGGAGCTCGTCGCCATTCTTGCGGCGGAAGAGGAAGGAGGGGCGGCCGTACAAGGCATAAATGTCGTCCTCGAACGTGGTTCGCTTGAGAAGTTCGAAGTGGAGAGAAGCATTTGCGAACCCACATAGGTCGACGAACCTACGAAGGAATGGCAGGTTGGTGTGCTCGACCGAGATGCGCTCGTCAGCGCTCCAGATGGAGTCTCCGAATGCTTGTACTAACTCCGGGCTGGCGAGCGACCGACCTGTCACATCCGTGGAGAGGGTCATATTTTCATTGGGGCTGATTCGTTGGAAGTGCGTAAGAATCTCGTCGAAACGCAGCACGTCCGCTGATCTGGATGCCGCACGCGCAGCTTTTCTGAACCAATGCTCTTTAGACGAAGCATGGTAACCCAACAAGACCATCACGGCGAAAAGCGCAGAGCCGCCGGCCGGGCTTATCGCACGAGTGCCGTGGAGCCCGTCGATTCCACGATCGTCGCCAATGAACGTGCGGTTCCCCAGGTCAGGCGCAAATAGCTCCGCGTGAAAGCGACGTTTTGCCGAATGCACGATGGCCGGCAGACCTGCGACGCGCTCAGGGACGGCGCTCGGCTCCGCGTTTTTGACCGACCACTTCACATCGACAGCCCCAAATGAGAGCTCCGCCTCCAGATCGTAATCAACCCCCTCGAAGGCCTCCAGATCCCCCCGAATCGTCGCCGCGATCAACTCCAGCAGCGTCGTCTTCCCCGTCCCATTCTTTCCGAGCAGGACGTTCCACTCCTCATCGAACACGAGCTCCGTCGGACGCACGTTTCGGAACTTGTTGATCTTGAGCCGCCGGAGCCGCGGTCCGGGGATTCCGTTCCCGCCCTCGGGGGTCGAACCTGTCGTCTCCGTCGTCTCGTCGCTCATCACCGCGGAGCATCGCACATCCAGCCAGAAGGGGCCTACCTCTCACCCCCGTCCATCTCGTTCGAACTCCCCACCCCCTCCACCGAACCCCAAGTCCCAACGGTTGGGACTCGACCTTCCCTCCACCGAAGGCCAAGTCCCAACGGTTGGGACTCGACCTTCCCTCCACCGAAGGCCAAGTCCCAACGGTTGGGACTCGACCTTCCCTCCACCGAAGGCCAAGTCCCAACGGTTGGGACTCGACCTTCCCTCCACCGAACCCCAAGTCCCAACGGTTGGGACCCGGCCTTCCCTCCACCGAAGCTCCGTCCCAAACGCGAACTTTTTTGTTCAGTCCCTCACCCCCAAGTTCGAACCACGAACCTCGCCCCCCTTCTCGGTTTGTCCCGTTCAGGCTACGTTGCCCCGAGCCCATGCACGACGAAGACAAGCTCCGCGCCTTCGGACGCCTCGTGGTCAAGCTCCAGCAGCGCGAGGACCTCAGCCGCGACGAGGTCCGCGAGGCCTACCGCCAGATCTGGCGCAACGAGCAGCCCGAGCTCCACCAGGGCGCCTTCATCGCCGCCCTGCGCGCCAAGGGCGAGACCCAGGCCGAGCTCACCGGCGTCGTCGAGGCCTTTCAAGACGAGTGGCGCCTCTGGTTCCCCCACACCGTCAACTCCCCCGAACCACCGCTCAGCATCGCCGGCGTCGGCATGGACGCCCTCAAGACCATCAACGTCTCGAGCGGCGCCGCCGTCCTCGCCGCCGCCTGTGGCCTCTACGTCCACAAACCCGGCGCCCCCGCCCTCACCGGCGTCAGCGGCGCCGCCGACATGTTCGCCCACTGGGGCGTCGACCTCGACGCGCCAGGCGAAGCCCAGGTCAAGAGCACCGAGACCTGCCGCCTCGGCTTCACCTCCGTCGTCGGCCGCGCCTTCATGACCAGCGGCTTCGCCCGCGTCATCAGCCAGATCCGCATCGGAACCTCGTTCCACATCGGCGGCCCCCTCGTCCGCCACGTCGGCGAGCGCCACAAGATCGCAGGTGTCCCCGAGCCCCGCCTCGTCCGCATCGTCTGCGAAGTCATGCGCGACCTCGGCTACGAGCGCGCCCTCGTCCCCTGCGCCGCGTCCACCGCCCACCCCGGCCGCTACCTCGACGAGATCGGGAACGTCGGCCCCACCCACGTCGCCGAGCTGCTCCCCAACGGCGAGATCCGCGAGTACACGATCCGTCCCGAAGACGCCGGCCTGCACGAAGCCCCGTTCGAAGCCATCGCCTCCCGCGGCACGGCCGAAGAAAACGCCCGCGTCCTCGCCCGCGCCCTCGCCGGAAAGCTCGAAGGTCCCATCGTCGACGTGCTCCTCCTGAACGCCGCCGCGAGCCTGAAGCTGATGGGCAAGGTCGACTCGCTCACCGAAGGCGTGGCCCGAGCCCGCCGCGCCATCCAGGAAGGCCACGCGATACACCAGCTCCGCGCCCTCGTGGAGACCCAGAACCGTGAGCCCACCGCAGGCCGAGCCAAGCTCGAAAGTTTGCTCTCGGACTGAGCGTCGTCGGAAATACGTGACGAGGCCCCCCCCGGTGGGTATCCTCGGCGCATTGCGTCGTCCGCCGTGAACGGGGAAAAATTCCGATGACGAACAAGACCAGCTACACGAAACACATCGAGATGTCGGCCGACGAGATGGCCAACCTGGCCGTCTGGGATCGCGCCGTCCTCCGCGCCTGGCAGGACCCCGAGTTCCGCCAGAAGCTGATCGACGACCCGAACAAGGTCCTCGCCGACCTCGGCTTCAAGATCCCCCCCGGCGTGCGCTTCGTGGTCGCAGAAAACACCGCCGAACGCCGCCACATCGTGCTGCCCGCAGCCCCCTCCGGGGACGTGTCCGTCAAGCCGCTCGATATCTCGCCGCTGCACGACTACGACCCGGGGTTCTGAGAAGAGGGACGGGGGTTTCCACCCCCGAACCCCCGACCAGGGGTTGTCCACCCCTGGACCCGGACCAGGCACGGCCTGGACCGAAAGTGGATGAACTGCGCGATGCGCAGTTCATCCAGCAGGGTGACGTCAGGGTCGCTTGTCTCGCCGGGTGACGAGCTCGATGAGGCGCGTGACGTCAGGGACGCCGAGCCCCGTCGCAGGGTCCCAGCCAGGGGCCGCCGAGTAACCAGACAGTCTGTGGATCACCGCCTTGCCGTGCGCGTTGAGCACGTTCATGGCGACGTCCGTGCTGCCCTCGGAGATCTCGCGGAACGGGGAGGCTTTCTCCTTGCGCAACGCGTAGAGGAGCGGATTGACGAACCCCACGCGCCCAAGCCCAGCCGCCCGGCGCGCCTGGTTCATGAGCGCCACGATCGCCGCCCAGATCGGCGCAGCCACGCTCGTGCCACCCGCATAGTCGACCCACTGCCCACACGCGACAGCCTGGTACCCCTGCATCGTGAGCGGCTGGCCCGGCGCACGTTGCACGGCGGAGCCAGAGGCCATGAGCGAGACGTCAGGGAAGCCGCGACCGTAAGGCACGACGGCAGGTTCTCCCTCGCCACGCGCGTACCAGCCCTTCATCGCGTCGGTTTGCCATTTCGGGACGGGCACCTCGCGCGAGAAGCCGCCGCTCGAAGCGAGCCGAACGAAATGAAGGACCCGGCCGAGACCAGGCGGAGGCGGCCCGCTCCAAGCGATCTCCGTGAGCGGCGCGCGACCGGTGATCATCGTGCCGCCGACCGAGAGCACGCGCTCCTCGACCGCAGGAAAGACCCCGTGGGGCCAGGGCGCGTCACCGACGTACCTGCCGTCCTTGATCGTGCGCGGCACGCCGTCGAACGCGCCCCAGTCGCCCGCCGCGCTGATCACCGTCACGCCGATCGCCGCGGCCTGATCGAGCAGGCCGCTCACGACCCTGCGCCCGTGGACGCGGTAGTAGCTGCGCTCGGGCGTGATCCAGCTCGTCGACACGATCGTCGGCGCGTTCTCGCGATCGCCGATCACCTTGAGCAGGAACGTCGCCCAGGGGTCGGCGATCACCATCGGGTCGACGAAGTACACGAGGATCCGCGCGCCCGGCGCCATCGCGGACGCCCACTGGACCGTCATCGCAGCCTCGAGCGTGTAGAGCTTGTTCGCGCTCGTCACCTTCGAGGGGCGTGATCCCACGTGGTACGTCTTGATCTCGGGCGGACGCGGGATCCCATGCGCGTCCCAGAACGTGAAGAGGTCACTCTCCTCGAGCGCGCCGCCGAGCATGAGCAGCGCGATCGTCTCGCCCGAGCCGTCGAGCTCCGTCATCGAGGGGAAGCGGTAGATCTCGCGCACGTCCGCGGGCGTGAGGCCAAAGCCGGGCTCGGGCAGGGTCTCGCGCGCGCCCTCGAGCGTGGGGAACTGCATCGGGTGCTCGGCGCCCGCGTCCGCGACCATCGTGCTGCGCGCGCGGTTGCCGCTCTGCCGGACCTTCACGGACTGCACGTACTGCGAGAGCTGCCGCGGGATCGGCCACTCGACGGGCGTGTGCGTGCGCTCGTCCTTCTCGCTCTCGTCGAGCCAGCGCCGGCACTCGGCGCCGAACGTGCGCCCCACGGCCTCCTTCGTGGTCTTCACGAAGATCGTCTGTCCCGACACGCTACGCACGTCCATGTGCGGCATGCCGTGCTCCTCCAGCCACGAGAGCACGGCGCGGCGCTCGTCCGAGGGGAGCACGACGAACTTGCGCAGCTCCTCGCGCTCGAGGTGCGGCGCGCGCTTGTGCTCGTCCGGGTGGCTCGCCGCCTCCGCCACGCGGCGGATCGACTCGCGATCGTGCTCGTGCAGGACGAAGACGAGCGTGAGCTCTTCCTGTTGCGCGTGGGCGCTCAAGCGGAGGCTCCCGGCGCGAGCTTGACGAAACCCTTCTTCGCGGCGGCGCGCACGACGTGCAGCGTGGCGGCGCGGATCGCCTCGGGGGAGGCGTAGCCGTCGGGCAGGAGCCGCGGCGCCTCGTCGAGCAGGGAGGAGACGTCCCGGTGGCGCCCCATCGCTTCGACGACGGGCCCGAGCGCGGGCGCGATCTTGCTCGGCGCGGCGTGCGTGCGGTGCGTGAAGTCGTCGTCGTCGCTGACGAGATCGTAGAAGACGTCGAGCTCTCCCGTCGGCTTGCCCTCGCTCGCCATCGGCTCGGTGCGGAGCGCGAGGCGGAAGCGCGCGAGGTGCTCGATCACGTGCTTCGGCAGCGCCTCGGGCGGGGGCAAACCGTCGTCGTAGAAGACGTTGTACACGTCGCCCTCTAGGCCCGCGATGCCCGCGACGAGCGGGATCACCGTGTCGTCCGTGACGGCGCGTAGCGTCGGGAAGAAGCCCGCGCTCGCCATGGTGAAGGCCTGGCGATCGTCGACGGCGAGCGCGCCCGAGGCGTTGACGAGCCGCTGCGCCTCCCACCACCACGAGGGCGCCGCCTTGTTGTTGCCGTAGAAGTACCGCGCGAGCCGCAAGAACGAGCCCGCCTCGCCGCGGATGTAGTCGGCATACGCGCGCCAGAGCGCGTCCTCGGGCAGGTCCTCGCGCGCCCGCGCCGTGCGGAGCGTGTACGCCGCGCGATGGCCGCTCTGCATGGCGAGCGTGACGCCGGACGAGAGGATCGGATCGACGAAGATGGCCGCGTCTCCCGCCGTGGCCCAGCCCGGGCCGATGGGGCTCTTCGCCCACGACGACCAGTCACGCGTCACCGAGATCCGCTTGCCTCCGCCGATGAAGTCGTCGCGCAGCGTCGCCCGCGAGAGGAGCCCCCGCACCTCGTCGCAGCCCTGGATCGTCTCGTGGTAAAACGCCTCGGGATCCTGGCTCTGGAGCGCGTCCTTGAAGTGCGTCGTGTTCGTCACGACGCCGACGCTGATGCGATCCTGCGCGACGGGGATGTACCAGATCCAGCCCTTGTCGACCGAGCAGATGAACACGTTCGTCCGGTCGCGCGTGCCCCGGTAGAGCACCTTCCACTCGGCGCCGGACCAGTAGCCGTAGACCGCGTAGTTGTTCATGTTCGGATCGAAGACACGCCCGCCGGGCGTGAAGCGCGTGCCTTGCCCGCTCGCGTCGAGCACGAACGAGGTCTCGATCGTGCCCCCGCGGCCCGCGTCGTCCTCCCAGTCGACGCCCGTGACGCGGCCACGTTCGTCCTTGTGGATGGCCTTGCCGCGTGTCCCTTCGCGCACGTCGGCGCCGAAGTCGCGCGCGCGGTTCATGATCATCTGGTCGAACTCGGCGCGCCGGACGTTGAAGGCGTTGAAGGTCTCGTCGCGCTCCTCGGGGCGGCGCAAGAGCTTCGAGAAGTCCTGGCCGAGCACGTTCAGCACCTCGGCGCCGTCGTGGATCCGCACGTCGCCGAGCTTGAGGTAGTCGGCGTCCCAGGGCGCGCGATCGCGGCCCCAGACGAAGGTGATGCCCATCTTGCGGATGAAGCCCGCGCGAGGGAGATCGTCGTAGATGCCGAGATCCCGCAGCACGGGGTTCACGGCGGGGATGAGGGACTCGCCGATGTGGTAACGCGGGAAGCGCGCCTTCTCGAGGACCGTGACCGAGAGGCCCGGCTCGTACTTCTTCAGGATGGCGGCGAAGGTGCTGCCTGCAGGACCTCCGCCGAGGACGACGACGTCGCGACGCTCGATGCCCATGGTCGACGTCGATTACCACGAGAGCGCGCGCGCCTGGAAGCCACGCGCCCGATGGGTTATTCGTGCTGTGAGCCGTGCAGGATTCCGACATCACGTGGGCGCGTATCGCGCCAGGCAAGGTCGTGGTCGCGACGGGCGCGCGCGCGTTCCTCCACGAGGACACGTCGGCGTTCGGAGGCCCGTTCACCATCCCACCCGAGGGCCCCGTGAGCCTCGCGGCCACGCGGCACTTGCTCGAAGGCGCGGTGGGCGTCGCGCAACGCGAGGGCCCCGCGCCGCCGCGCCGAGCGCTCACGCTGCCCGGATGGATCCACCGCCTCGCCGGGTATTTCCACACGACGCACGCGACGCCTCCGCTGATGATCGAGGCGCGCGCGCGCTTCGAAGCGGAGGGGCGCGCGGCGCTCGCGGCGTGGGCGGACGAGAAGTCACGCGACGAGCGAGGGCACGACGAGCTCGCGCTGCGGGATCTCGTGTCGCTCGGGTACGACGGCCGCGCGCTCGTCGCCGCGCACGTGCCAGAGACCGCGAGGGCGCTCGTGGATTTCTTCACGTCGCTCGTGCGCGGCCCGGGAGATCCCGCGCGGTGCGTGGGTTACGCGTTCGCGCTCGAGCGCCTCGCCGCGACGCGTAGCGCGGCCGAGGTGCGCGCCGTCGCGGCCGTGATCCCGGACGGGATCGACGCCACGCGATGCCTGCGCGTGCACAGCGCCGCCGGCACCGACGCGGATCACGTCGACGACATCGTCACGCTCGTCGCCGGCCTCTCGCACGACGAGCGCGAGGCGATCACGCGGGCCGCTCACGAGACCACCCGGATCGGTAGATCCACGCGGGGCGAGATCGCTCGCAGCGACGACGAGCTCTCCGCCGTGTTCGAGCCGTTTCGCGTCGCGCGCAAATCTTGACAGGATCACGCGCGTCGGCTTTCGATGCTCGCCCTCCACAGCGGGAGAGCGGATGTACCAGAGGCGTCACGTGCCGAGCCCACGCGCGCTCGCGAAGTCCTATCGTTTCCTGCGGCTGCCGCTCACGCTCGACGTCGGGCCGATCGTCGCCGAGATCGAGGCGGCGAACATCGACTGGCTGCCGAGCCAGTGGAAGTGGCACCTCGGCACCTCGTTCTGCATCCTGCGCGGCGGGCAGGAGCGCGGATGGCCGGGCAGTCGGCTCACGAGCGGCGGCGGCATCGACGCGCCG includes these proteins:
- a CDS encoding S53 family peptidase produces the protein MSAHAQQEELTLVFVLHEHDRESIRRVAEAASHPDEHKRAPHLEREELRKFVVLPSDERRAVLSWLEEHGMPHMDVRSVSGQTIFVKTTKEAVGRTFGAECRRWLDESEKDERTHTPVEWPIPRQLSQYVQSVKVRQSGNRARSTMVADAGAEHPMQFPTLEGARETLPEPGFGLTPADVREIYRFPSMTELDGSGETIALLMLGGALEESDLFTFWDAHGIPRPPEIKTYHVGSRPSKVTSANKLYTLEAAMTVQWASAMAPGARILVYFVDPMVIADPWATFLLKVIGDRENAPTIVSTSWITPERSYYRVHGRRVVSGLLDQAAAIGVTVISAAGDWGAFDGVPRTIKDGRYVGDAPWPHGVFPAVEERVLSVGGTMITGRAPLTEIAWSGPPPPGLGRVLHFVRLASSGGFSREVPVPKWQTDAMKGWYARGEGEPAVVPYGRGFPDVSLMASGSAVQRAPGQPLTMQGYQAVACGQWVDYAGGTSVAAPIWAAIVALMNQARRAAGLGRVGFVNPLLYALRKEKASPFREISEGSTDVAMNVLNAHGKAVIHRLSGYSAAPGWDPATGLGVPDVTRLIELVTRRDKRP
- a CDS encoding NAD(P)/FAD-dependent oxidoreductase, with the protein product MGIERRDVVVLGGGPAGSTFAAILKKYEPGLSVTVLEKARFPRYHIGESLIPAVNPVLRDLGIYDDLPRAGFIRKMGITFVWGRDRAPWDADYLKLGDVRIHDGAEVLNVLGQDFSKLLRRPEERDETFNAFNVRRAEFDQMIMNRARDFGADVREGTRGKAIHKDERGRVTGVDWEDDAGRGGTIETSFVLDASGQGTRFTPGGRVFDPNMNNYAVYGYWSGAEWKVLYRGTRDRTNVFICSVDKGWIWYIPVAQDRISVGVVTNTTHFKDALQSQDPEAFYHETIQGCDEVRGLLSRATLRDDFIGGGKRISVTRDWSSWAKSPIGPGWATAGDAAIFVDPILSSGVTLAMQSGHRAAYTLRTARAREDLPEDALWRAYADYIRGEAGSFLRLARYFYGNNKAAPSWWWEAQRLVNASGALAVDDRQAFTMASAGFFPTLRAVTDDTVIPLVAGIAGLEGDVYNVFYDDGLPPPEALPKHVIEHLARFRLALRTEPMASEGKPTGELDVFYDLVSDDDDFTHRTHAAPSKIAPALGPVVEAMGRHRDVSSLLDEAPRLLPDGYASPEAIRAATLHVVRAAAKKGFVKLAPGASA